A portion of the Desulfurobacterium atlanticum genome contains these proteins:
- the dnaN gene encoding DNA polymerase III subunit beta encodes MKFKINKEVIKEGVKKVAPAADKKGAIPILSNVLLNVSDNTLTLAATDLDLGVATVVSCDAVEEGSITVNAQKLQKLVSSLSVEEIECEVEENMFIIRTMKSKFALATLPSDEFPQIKLKGGNEVSILVDELDKAIRKVAYAASKDEVRYNLMGVYLNSSGNKIDAVATDGHRLALYTIEANVPEFNVIVPRRTLSELKRLMRGSQEVKISTEGNQIFFEFDDTYLFSSVIEGEYPDYMAVIPEDNPLKAIVNRDEILTALKEVSVIYDKEDAQPVVMKFNPDNVKLIAKKFDSIDAGEEAEVEIPCEYTGEEFEIAFNIRHMIEAVASFDGETVEIMMDGPMTQVLISSPEEIQLKCVIMPMKI; translated from the coding sequence ATGAAATTTAAAATAAACAAAGAGGTAATAAAAGAAGGAGTAAAAAAAGTAGCGCCAGCTGCGGACAAAAAAGGAGCCATTCCAATATTGTCAAATGTTTTACTCAATGTTTCTGATAATACCCTTACTCTTGCAGCAACAGATCTTGATTTGGGTGTTGCTACAGTTGTAAGCTGTGATGCGGTGGAAGAGGGAAGTATAACTGTAAATGCTCAAAAACTGCAGAAACTTGTTTCAAGCCTTTCTGTGGAAGAGATAGAGTGTGAAGTTGAAGAAAATATGTTTATTATAAGGACGATGAAATCGAAATTTGCGCTGGCAACTTTGCCATCTGATGAGTTTCCCCAGATAAAACTTAAAGGTGGTAATGAAGTTTCTATCCTTGTAGATGAACTTGACAAAGCAATTAGAAAAGTAGCTTATGCAGCAAGTAAAGATGAGGTAAGATATAATCTTATGGGTGTTTATTTAAACTCTTCTGGTAACAAAATTGATGCTGTTGCAACAGATGGTCACAGATTAGCTCTATACACTATAGAAGCTAATGTGCCTGAATTTAACGTAATTGTTCCAAGAAGGACACTTTCAGAGCTTAAAAGGCTTATGAGAGGTTCTCAAGAGGTGAAAATCTCAACTGAAGGTAATCAGATATTTTTTGAGTTTGATGATACTTATCTTTTTAGTTCTGTTATAGAGGGTGAATATCCAGATTATATGGCCGTTATTCCTGAAGATAATCCGTTAAAAGCAATTGTAAACAGAGATGAGATTTTAACAGCTCTGAAAGAGGTTTCTGTAATTTATGATAAGGAAGATGCACAACCTGTAGTTATGAAATTTAATCCTGATAATGTAAAGCTTATAGCTAAAAAGTTTGATTCTATAGATGCTGGAGAGGAAGCTGAAGTTGAAATACCCTGTGAGTATACAGGTGAGGAGTTTGAGATAGCTTTCAATATTAGACATATGATAGAGGCTGTAGCAAGTTTTGATGGAGAAACTGTTGAGATAATGATGGATGGACCTATGACTCAGGTTCTTATCTCTTCGCCAGAAGAAATTCAATTAAAATGTGTAATAATGCCGATGAAGATTTAA
- the dnaA gene encoding chromosomal replication initiator protein DnaA, with amino-acid sequence MKAVWDKCLNELKKSIKPHEYKTWIKDLEFISVSGNRLTLKAKDNITKEFVEKRYLPLIQNVVGKNFGKPLKISIVLQEKASKGVMLELNLSTKKAPKIESNLNPKYTFENFIVGSSNQFAHAAAIAVAENPGKAYNPLFIYGGVGLGKTHLMQAIGNFVKEHFPSKTVVYVTTESFMNDLIDSLRNDRMTQFREKYRTVDILLIDDIQFISGKDRTQIEFFHTFNALYDSGKQVVLTSDRPPKDIPMLTERLRSRFEWGLIADIQPPDFETRIAILRRKAEDEGIEVSDEVLKLIASRIKSNIRQLEGTLLKLKAKAQLEGKPLDAELVRTTLSIEPGNSTSVSESFSETLPVDEIKKAVSQIMNVKIEDLDGNSRKKQIALARQIAMYLCKKLGNYSYPKIAAAFNRSDHTTAMHAYNRIKELREKDAQIQSLLYEIEGVLTRSVDSAL; translated from the coding sequence GTGAAGGCAGTATGGGACAAATGCTTAAACGAGCTTAAAAAAAGCATAAAACCACACGAATACAAAACCTGGATAAAGGACCTTGAATTTATATCTGTATCAGGAAATAGATTAACTTTAAAAGCAAAAGACAATATAACCAAAGAGTTTGTAGAAAAAAGATACCTCCCCCTAATTCAAAACGTGGTTGGAAAAAATTTCGGCAAACCCCTAAAAATATCAATAGTTTTACAGGAAAAAGCATCAAAAGGTGTTATGCTTGAACTTAACTTAAGCACAAAAAAAGCACCAAAAATAGAATCAAACCTTAATCCAAAATACACCTTTGAAAACTTCATAGTCGGTTCAAGTAACCAGTTTGCCCATGCTGCCGCAATAGCTGTTGCCGAAAATCCAGGGAAAGCTTACAACCCTTTGTTTATCTACGGGGGAGTTGGGCTTGGAAAAACCCACCTTATGCAGGCAATTGGAAACTTTGTTAAAGAGCATTTTCCATCAAAAACGGTAGTTTATGTAACAACAGAAAGCTTTATGAACGACCTTATAGATTCTTTAAGAAACGACAGAATGACACAGTTTAGAGAAAAATATAGAACGGTTGATATTCTTCTTATAGACGATATCCAATTTATAAGCGGAAAAGATAGAACACAGATAGAATTTTTCCACACATTTAACGCTCTTTACGATTCAGGAAAACAGGTTGTCCTAACAAGCGACAGGCCACCAAAAGACATTCCAATGTTAACAGAAAGACTGAGAAGCAGATTTGAGTGGGGACTTATAGCCGACATTCAGCCGCCAGATTTTGAAACAAGAATAGCCATACTGAGAAGAAAAGCTGAAGACGAAGGAATAGAAGTGTCTGACGAAGTTCTAAAGCTCATAGCAAGCCGTATAAAGTCAAACATAAGACAGCTTGAAGGAACATTGCTTAAACTTAAAGCAAAGGCACAGCTTGAAGGAAAACCGCTTGACGCAGAACTTGTCAGAACAACTCTAAGTATAGAACCTGGAAATTCTACATCAGTTTCTGAATCATTTTCAGAAACCCTTCCTGTAGATGAAATCAAAAAAGCAGTATCACAGATAATGAACGTGAAAATAGAGGACCTTGACGGAAATTCAAGGAAAAAGCAGATAGCACTGGCAAGGCAGATAGCTATGTATCTGTGTAAAAAACTTGGGAATTACTCCTATCCAAAGATAGCCGCAGCATTTAACAGAAGCGACCACACAACAGCAATGCACGCTTACAACAGAATAAAAGAGCTAAGAGAAAAAGATGCTCAAATTCAATCCCTCTTATATGAGATTGAAGGAGTGTTAACACGCTCAGTTGATAGTGCCCTGTAA
- a CDS encoding proline--tRNA ligase — protein MRFSKLFAPTLKESPSDAEIPSHKLLIRAGFIRKKAAGLYDILPLGVKTLMKIEKIIREEMERAGALEVILPIMHPAELWIESGRWDVYGKEMIKFKDRHERDYALGPTAEEMITDLVRKEIRSYKQLPINLFQIGRKFRDEIRPRFGLMRCREFIMKDAYSFHVSDEDAEREYWNMYETYSRIFQRMGLEFKAVEADTGEIGGKFSHEFMVIADTGEGKLVYCESCGYAASTEKAEQAESEVDTDRESKFSSVEEIHTPDVKSIDDVAEFIGIDKSEIAKLIVVIADEKPYAVLLRGDREINELKLSRLLGVKDFRFATDEEVREFTGQEPGFLSPLDVKIPLVVDVSIASMVNFTAGSGKKDYHLKNVNWGRDFDVEKFVDISEVKGGDRCPKCGASLIEKRGIEVGHIFKLGTKYSEAMNCVFVDEDGKEKPMVMGCYGIGVTRVMAAAVEQNFDESGIIWPVPIAPFEVEVIPVNVKNSQQMEMAEKIYEELKRKGIDVLLDDRNERAGFKFKDADLIGIPFQIVVGKKVSDGVVELKIRKTGEKVEVSVAEITEKVLSFLS, from the coding sequence ATGAGATTTTCTAAACTTTTTGCTCCAACACTTAAAGAGTCACCTTCAGACGCTGAAATTCCAAGTCATAAACTTTTGATAAGAGCTGGATTTATCAGGAAGAAGGCAGCCGGCCTTTATGATATTTTGCCTCTTGGTGTGAAAACTCTTATGAAAATAGAGAAAATAATAAGAGAGGAGATGGAAAGAGCAGGAGCTCTGGAGGTTATTCTCCCAATTATGCATCCTGCAGAATTGTGGATTGAAAGCGGAAGGTGGGATGTTTACGGTAAGGAGATGATAAAGTTTAAAGATAGACATGAAAGGGATTATGCTCTTGGACCAACAGCCGAAGAGATGATAACAGACCTTGTGAGAAAGGAGATTCGTTCATATAAGCAGTTACCTATCAATCTTTTCCAGATAGGTAGGAAGTTCAGGGATGAGATACGACCAAGGTTTGGATTGATGAGATGTAGAGAATTTATTATGAAAGATGCTTACTCTTTTCATGTTTCTGATGAGGATGCTGAAAGGGAATACTGGAATATGTATGAAACCTATTCAAGGATTTTTCAAAGAATGGGTCTTGAGTTTAAAGCTGTTGAAGCTGATACTGGAGAGATTGGCGGGAAATTTTCCCATGAATTTATGGTTATTGCTGATACAGGAGAAGGAAAGCTTGTTTACTGTGAATCCTGCGGATACGCTGCAAGTACTGAGAAGGCTGAACAGGCAGAATCAGAAGTGGATACTGATAGAGAATCTAAGTTTTCATCTGTTGAAGAGATACATACACCTGATGTTAAAAGTATAGATGATGTTGCTGAATTTATAGGAATTGATAAAAGTGAAATTGCAAAGCTTATAGTTGTTATTGCAGATGAAAAACCTTATGCTGTTCTTTTAAGAGGTGACAGGGAGATTAATGAACTAAAGTTATCAAGGCTTTTAGGTGTTAAAGATTTTAGGTTTGCCACAGATGAAGAAGTTAGAGAGTTTACAGGTCAGGAGCCGGGCTTTCTATCTCCTTTAGATGTTAAGATTCCACTTGTTGTTGATGTATCTATAGCTTCCATGGTTAATTTTACTGCTGGTAGTGGTAAAAAAGATTACCATCTAAAAAATGTAAACTGGGGAAGGGATTTTGATGTTGAGAAGTTTGTTGATATTTCTGAGGTAAAAGGTGGAGATAGATGTCCAAAGTGTGGTGCTTCTCTTATAGAGAAGAGAGGAATAGAGGTCGGTCACATATTTAAACTGGGAACAAAATACAGTGAAGCTATGAACTGTGTTTTTGTTGATGAGGATGGGAAGGAAAAGCCGATGGTAATGGGGTGTTACGGAATTGGTGTGACAAGAGTAATGGCTGCTGCTGTTGAGCAAAATTTTGATGAGTCGGGAATTATCTGGCCTGTTCCAATAGCTCCTTTTGAGGTTGAGGTAATTCCTGTAAATGTGAAAAACAGTCAGCAGATGGAAATGGCTGAGAAGATTTATGAGGAGTTAAAGAGAAAAGGTATTGACGTTCTTCTTGATGATAGAAATGAAAGAGCTGGTTTCAAATTTAAAGATGCTGACCTTATAGGTATTCCTTTTCAGATTGTTGTTGGTAAGAAAGTTTCTGATGGAGTTGTGGAGTTGAAGATTAGAAAAACAGGAGAGAAAGTGGAGGTTAGTGTGGCAGAAATTACTGAAAAGGTTTTATCTTTCTTGAGTTAA
- a CDS encoding glycosyltransferase family 2 protein codes for MKLPLTVAMITYNEEENLPKTLEAIKDIASEIVIIDSHSKDKTVEIAKNYGARVFIEDWKGFREQKNSLIEKCTQKWILFLDADEVVSKELKKEIIEAIKKNKADGFILNRKTFYAGKFLNHVWQPDRVLRLVKKESNPRWEGGNVHEYLAIDGKVEKLNGYLFHYTYKNIYEHYQKSIKYAKLSAEEMYKSGKKFKIHKLLLNPTWAFIREYFIHMGFLDGIRGLTVAITTSYYKFAKYIFLWELEKNKQH; via the coding sequence ATGAAACTTCCACTGACAGTTGCAATGATAACCTACAATGAAGAAGAAAATCTGCCCAAAACCCTTGAAGCCATTAAAGATATAGCTTCAGAGATTGTAATAATTGACAGTCACTCAAAAGATAAAACTGTAGAAATAGCTAAAAACTATGGGGCAAGAGTTTTTATTGAAGATTGGAAAGGCTTTAGAGAACAGAAAAACTCTTTAATAGAAAAATGCACACAGAAATGGATTCTATTTCTTGATGCTGACGAAGTTGTTTCTAAAGAACTTAAAAAAGAGATAATTGAAGCTATAAAAAAGAACAAAGCAGATGGATTTATACTTAATAGAAAAACTTTCTACGCAGGTAAATTTCTAAACCATGTATGGCAGCCAGACCGGGTTTTAAGACTTGTAAAAAAGGAAAGTAATCCCAGATGGGAAGGCGGCAACGTTCACGAATACCTTGCAATTGACGGAAAAGTAGAAAAGTTAAACGGTTATCTATTCCACTACACATATAAAAACATCTATGAGCACTATCAGAAATCTATCAAATATGCAAAACTATCTGCTGAAGAGATGTATAAAAGTGGCAAGAAATTTAAAATACATAAACTTTTACTTAACCCAACATGGGCTTTTATAAGAGAATATTTCATACACATGGGATTTTTGGACGGCATAAGGGGACTAACAGTAGCAATTACTACATCTTATTACAAATTTGCTAAATACATATTTCTATGGGAACTTGAAAAAAACAAACAACACTAA
- a CDS encoding thymidine phosphorylase codes for MLFKEIIKKKRDGFELSEEEIRETVKKYVSEEIPDYQMAALLMAIYFKGMTDRETLFLTDAMLKSGETVNINIDGTIVDKHSTGGIGDKVSFVIAPVLAELGLPAVLLSGRALGFTGGTADKMESTGMKVTLNKKEIEDVVKKFGFSISCQTREIAPADRKIYALRDATSTVESIPLIVSSILSKKLCINTDGIVFDVKVGSGAFMKKMEDAEKLAEGLVNVSKLYGKKAGAAITEMNQPLGRTAGNAIEIEESLNALSGDIANDLLEVVTTLVGIIFKITKKGTFKEGKEKAENIILSGKALPRFCEWIEYLGGTTKLPKGKNKICVKSKNEGYITKIDGETLGFLIVEMGGGRKKKEDKIDYTVGLRFFKKIGSYVKKGETIGEIIFNSGDETAFVKKFLSAFKIEKEKREKPELIKKIIY; via the coding sequence ATGTTGTTTAAAGAGATAATAAAAAAGAAAAGGGACGGATTTGAGTTATCAGAAGAAGAGATAAGAGAAACTGTTAAAAAATATGTAAGTGAAGAGATTCCGGATTATCAAATGGCTGCACTTTTAATGGCAATTTACTTTAAGGGAATGACCGATAGAGAAACACTTTTTCTTACAGATGCAATGCTTAAAAGTGGTGAAACGGTAAATATAAACATTGACGGAACAATCGTTGACAAGCACAGCACAGGAGGAATAGGAGATAAAGTTTCATTTGTTATAGCGCCTGTTCTTGCAGAACTTGGACTGCCTGCTGTGCTTTTATCAGGTAGAGCCCTTGGATTTACCGGCGGAACAGCAGATAAAATGGAAAGTACCGGAATGAAAGTCACCCTAAACAAAAAAGAGATAGAAGATGTGGTGAAAAAGTTTGGATTCTCAATATCCTGCCAGACCCGGGAAATAGCCCCTGCTGACAGAAAAATTTACGCTTTAAGAGATGCAACATCAACAGTTGAAAGTATCCCTTTAATAGTCTCAAGTATTTTAAGTAAAAAGCTGTGTATTAATACAGACGGAATAGTGTTTGATGTAAAAGTTGGATCTGGAGCATTTATGAAAAAGATGGAAGATGCAGAAAAGTTAGCAGAAGGACTGGTGAACGTATCAAAACTTTATGGTAAAAAGGCGGGAGCCGCAATTACAGAGATGAATCAACCACTTGGAAGAACTGCCGGGAATGCCATTGAGATAGAAGAATCTCTTAACGCCCTATCGGGAGATATAGCAAACGATCTTCTTGAAGTAGTAACCACATTGGTGGGAATAATTTTCAAAATTACAAAAAAAGGAACTTTCAAAGAAGGAAAAGAGAAAGCAGAAAACATAATTCTCTCGGGAAAAGCACTACCCCGCTTTTGTGAATGGATAGAATATCTTGGCGGCACAACAAAACTGCCTAAAGGAAAGAACAAAATTTGCGTTAAAAGTAAAAATGAAGGTTACATAACAAAAATTGATGGAGAAACCCTTGGATTTCTTATTGTAGAAATGGGGGGAGGAAGAAAGAAAAAAGAGGATAAAATAGACTACACTGTAGGACTTAGATTTTTCAAAAAAATTGGAAGCTACGTTAAAAAGGGAGAAACAATCGGAGAAATAATTTTCAACTCCGGAGATGAAACAGCTTTTGTTAAGAAATTTCTATCAGCATTTAAAATAGAAAAGGAAAAACGTGAAAAACCTGAACTGATCAAAAAAATTATCTATTGA
- a CDS encoding site-2 protease family protein, with protein sequence MGDPTPKLYGRLTLNPIAHIDIVGFIALLLVHFGWAKPVPVNPLLFRKIKNKRLGMLLVALAGPASNFISAFLFLIFLKVLSTVYIPASIGLPLTIFFTWGAFINIAFGVFNLLPIPPLDGYRILEYFLPAETLLKIRKYEPYGMFILIAIIMLPPFTSILMNTINSISFLMAKVVGVNLF encoded by the coding sequence TTGGGAGACCCAACTCCCAAACTTTACGGAAGATTGACTCTAAATCCAATAGCCCATATAGATATTGTTGGATTTATAGCTCTTTTGCTTGTTCATTTTGGCTGGGCAAAACCGGTCCCTGTCAATCCACTTCTATTTAGAAAAATAAAAAATAAAAGGCTTGGAATGTTACTTGTAGCTCTTGCAGGCCCGGCATCAAACTTTATAAGTGCCTTTCTGTTCCTTATATTCCTTAAAGTATTATCTACAGTATACATCCCTGCATCTATAGGTCTGCCCTTAACAATATTCTTTACATGGGGTGCATTTATAAACATCGCATTTGGAGTATTTAACCTTCTTCCCATACCACCTCTTGATGGATACAGAATTCTTGAATATTTCTTACCGGCTGAAACACTTTTAAAAATCAGAAAGTATGAGCCTTATGGAATGTTTATTCTCATAGCAATAATAATGCTTCCGCCGTTTACCTCCATACTAATGAACACAATAAACAGTATAAGCTTTCTCATGGCAAAAGTTGTCGGAGTAAACCTTTTTTAA
- a CDS encoding TIGR00296 family protein — translation MELLPLEYGKFLVKVARTTVEELLINGRKFPIPPDTPPELFEKRGVFVTIKTFPADQLRGCIGFPEPVMPLIEATIDAAISAATKDPRFPPMDPSELENVTFEVTVLTPPELLDVPPEKLPEEIKVGRDGLIVRCGFASGLLLPQVPVEWGWNEEEFLSQTCLKAGLPPDCWKSPYCQVYRFQGQIFKEVEPYGDIVEEKI, via the coding sequence ATGGAACTGCTTCCCTTAGAATACGGAAAATTCCTTGTAAAAGTTGCAAGGACAACAGTGGAAGAGCTTCTAATAAACGGAAGAAAATTTCCTATACCGCCAGATACACCACCAGAGCTATTTGAGAAAAGGGGTGTTTTTGTAACCATAAAAACTTTCCCGGCAGACCAGCTCAGAGGATGTATAGGATTTCCAGAACCTGTAATGCCACTTATAGAAGCAACAATAGACGCTGCAATTTCTGCAGCAACAAAAGACCCGAGATTTCCTCCGATGGACCCATCAGAACTTGAAAATGTAACATTTGAAGTTACCGTTTTAACACCACCTGAACTTTTAGATGTTCCACCTGAAAAACTACCTGAAGAAATAAAAGTCGGAAGAGATGGATTGATAGTTCGGTGCGGTTTTGCAAGTGGCCTCCTCCTTCCTCAGGTTCCTGTAGAGTGGGGATGGAATGAAGAAGAGTTTTTATCCCAAACCTGTCTAAAAGCCGGGCTACCGCCGGACTGCTGGAAATCTCCATACTGTCAGGTTTACCGCTTTCAGGGACAGATTTTCAAAGAGGTGGAACCTTACGGAGATATTGTTGAAGAAAAAATTTAA
- a CDS encoding serpin family protein: MRKIFLSLLAALLLTGSAVAGTFEESVNNFSLKFLNASYKKKKNILISPYSIYIAFSPVYEGAENNTEKELKRGFLYPEKSVLRKLIKEEIEEKKSDENLKLFNGIYIQKGFKLKGNFLKTVTNFYQPEIKQVDFKNKTERIKTVNLINRDVEKTTKGKIKNLLKPSDVNSLSRLIIVNAIHFKDNWLIPFKKELTENKPFYTLGKTVKVPMMKTSGRFKTFENETVKAISLFYKNCYRMNIFVPKTENFKLTYENYNNVLNKLNFKNVDLEMPKFKLKNRTYLKKPLSKIGIKDVFNMEADLSEMTGKKNLYVQKAIHQTFINVDENGTEAAAATAVVIGLKSILPRPKKLFKIDRPFFFTITDKKGTILFTGYIANPLEE, encoded by the coding sequence ATGAGGAAAATATTTTTAAGCCTGTTAGCAGCACTTCTTCTAACAGGAAGTGCTGTTGCAGGAACTTTTGAAGAAAGTGTAAACAACTTCAGTTTAAAATTTTTAAACGCTTCTTACAAAAAGAAGAAAAATATCCTTATTTCACCCTACAGTATCTACATAGCATTTTCACCAGTGTATGAAGGAGCAGAGAACAATACAGAAAAAGAGCTTAAAAGAGGCTTTCTATATCCAGAAAAATCTGTTCTCAGAAAACTTATAAAAGAGGAAATAGAAGAGAAAAAATCGGATGAAAATTTAAAACTCTTTAACGGAATCTATATCCAGAAAGGATTTAAACTAAAAGGAAATTTTTTAAAAACTGTAACAAATTTTTATCAACCTGAGATAAAACAGGTTGATTTTAAAAACAAAACAGAAAGGATAAAAACCGTTAACCTTATCAACAGGGATGTGGAAAAAACAACTAAAGGTAAAATAAAAAACCTTTTAAAACCATCCGACGTAAACTCCCTTTCCCGTTTAATAATAGTTAACGCTATCCATTTTAAAGATAACTGGCTGATACCTTTTAAAAAAGAACTAACAGAAAACAAACCTTTTTACACATTAGGTAAAACTGTAAAAGTACCGATGATGAAAACATCAGGAAGGTTTAAAACTTTTGAAAATGAAACGGTGAAAGCGATTTCCCTTTTCTATAAAAATTGTTACAGAATGAACATATTTGTTCCAAAAACGGAAAACTTTAAACTCACATATGAAAACTACAACAATGTTTTAAACAAACTAAATTTTAAAAATGTTGACCTTGAAATGCCAAAATTTAAACTTAAAAACAGAACATATCTTAAAAAACCACTTTCAAAAATCGGAATAAAAGATGTTTTCAACATGGAAGCAGACCTTTCTGAAATGACCGGAAAGAAAAATCTTTACGTTCAGAAAGCGATTCATCAGACATTTATTAATGTGGATGAAAACGGAACAGAAGCTGCCGCTGCAACAGCCGTTGTAATAGGTTTAAAATCTATCCTTCCAAGACCTAAAAAACTGTTTAAAATAGACAGACCATTCTTTTTCACCATAACAGATAAAAAAGGAACTATTTTATTTACAGGATATATAGCTAATCCTCTGGAGGAGTAA
- the rseP gene encoding RIP metalloprotease RseP, which translates to MITILAFIVALGILITIHEAGHFLAAKFFGVKVETFSIGFGPAIFKKRYGETEYVIAAIPLGGYVKMSGEDPDEPIKSERDFYAKPPWQRIIIALAGPFMNLVLAIFLFCAVYSIGRYVPTYSIEAAKVGFVPENSTLKQGDVIERVNGKKIKTWKEFEKIVALNPNTELTLTVERGGKEIDVSLKTGFDNQTGVGTVNVVPALKPVIGQIVKGSPAEKAGLKKKDVILKINGKEIRSWNQVVDEIKNSNGKEITLEILRKGRKLTIKVKPEYNKEYKKYVIGIVPEIDQTFIKYPFPEAIKMGIKEFISQSTLFFTFLKKLITGNASVKSLGGPIMIAQVAGKAAKAGLSSFLYFMGFISLQLGYFNLLPLPVLDGGLIVMFLIEWIRGRALSPQFRERFQQIGFALLGILMILVFYNDIMRLFH; encoded by the coding sequence ATGATAACAATCTTAGCTTTTATAGTTGCCCTTGGAATCTTAATAACTATCCACGAGGCAGGCCACTTTCTGGCGGCAAAATTTTTCGGCGTAAAAGTTGAAACATTCTCAATAGGATTTGGACCTGCAATATTTAAAAAACGTTACGGAGAAACAGAATACGTAATCGCAGCTATTCCCTTAGGCGGATATGTAAAGATGTCAGGAGAAGACCCTGATGAACCTATCAAAAGTGAAAGGGATTTCTATGCCAAACCACCGTGGCAAAGAATAATTATAGCTCTTGCAGGTCCTTTTATGAATTTGGTCCTTGCTATTTTTCTTTTCTGTGCTGTTTACTCAATAGGAAGATACGTCCCAACCTACAGCATTGAAGCGGCAAAGGTTGGATTTGTTCCTGAAAACTCCACACTAAAACAGGGAGATGTGATAGAAAGAGTAAACGGCAAAAAAATTAAAACATGGAAAGAGTTTGAAAAAATAGTAGCACTAAATCCTAACACGGAACTAACCCTCACTGTTGAAAGAGGCGGAAAAGAGATAGATGTTTCTCTGAAAACAGGATTTGATAACCAAACAGGTGTTGGAACTGTAAATGTTGTCCCTGCATTAAAACCTGTAATAGGCCAGATCGTCAAAGGTAGCCCTGCAGAAAAGGCAGGATTAAAAAAGAAAGATGTGATTTTAAAAATAAACGGAAAAGAGATTAGAAGCTGGAATCAGGTGGTTGATGAGATTAAAAACAGCAACGGAAAAGAGATTACCCTTGAGATTTTAAGAAAAGGTAGAAAACTAACTATCAAAGTTAAACCTGAATACAACAAAGAGTATAAAAAGTATGTAATAGGCATAGTCCCTGAAATTGACCAGACCTTTATTAAATATCCCTTCCCAGAAGCTATTAAGATGGGAATAAAAGAGTTTATCTCCCAATCAACTCTATTTTTCACATTTCTTAAAAAATTGATAACAGGAAACGCATCTGTCAAAAGTCTCGGCGGTCCCATAATGATTGCTCAGGTAGCAGGTAAAGCTGCAAAAGCCGGACTTTCAAGCTTCTTATACTTTATGGGATTCATAAGCCTTCAGCTTGGCTACTTTAACCTTCTTCCACTTCCTGTTCTTGATGGCGGATTAATCGTTATGTTCTTGATAGAATGGATAAGAGGCAGGGCTCTTTCTCCTCAATTTAGGGAGAGATTTCAACAGATAGGATTTGCTCTTCTTGGAATACTGATGATTCTGGTGTTTTATAACGATATAATGAGATTGTTCCACTAA
- the holA gene encoding DNA polymerase III subunit delta — translation MAEVSAGDFIKQIKSGKIGKNKIFIHGNEIYLIKQVIKALSEKFETEKVDVNDNDFLNKLFKGTTQNLFTQKEPFLIVLNINSLNSKIRKKTDKEKFIGFLKNSSAYLLVSETEIDKKTLNTELFKEILKHSKHIVVARHFDRKKVFQILKKKFKTAGKEIDDETILFIIDTLGTDLQILKVETDKLICFPGKLTKETISELIFATKTTNIFSLITHILKREKRNYIENLNILLSEGTEPLSLIALLQTQLRQIIEIKSGKRVRLPQKVIKEYINLTQKISLKELYNLLKTLHEVEFAIKTGYRKPEEALKEIVFKEV, via the coding sequence ATGGCTGAAGTCTCTGCTGGAGATTTTATAAAACAGATAAAATCCGGAAAAATCGGTAAAAACAAGATATTCATACACGGTAATGAAATCTACTTAATAAAGCAAGTTATAAAAGCTTTATCCGAAAAGTTTGAAACCGAAAAAGTGGATGTTAATGACAATGACTTTTTAAATAAGCTGTTTAAAGGAACAACTCAGAACCTTTTTACACAAAAAGAACCTTTTTTAATAGTCCTGAATATAAACTCTTTAAATTCCAAAATCAGGAAAAAAACCGATAAAGAAAAATTTATAGGGTTTCTTAAAAACTCTTCTGCTTACCTTCTTGTTTCTGAAACAGAAATAGATAAAAAGACCCTTAATACAGAACTCTTTAAAGAGATATTGAAACATAGTAAACATATAGTAGTTGCCCGGCATTTTGATAGAAAAAAAGTATTTCAAATTCTAAAGAAAAAATTCAAAACAGCAGGAAAAGAGATAGATGATGAAACAATCCTTTTTATTATTGACACTCTCGGAACAGACCTTCAAATCCTTAAAGTTGAAACCGATAAACTTATTTGTTTTCCGGGTAAATTAACAAAAGAAACGATATCTGAACTTATCTTCGCCACAAAAACAACCAACATATTCTCTTTAATTACACACATACTTAAAAGAGAAAAAAGAAATTATATTGAAAATTTAAACATTCTTTTGTCTGAAGGAACTGAACCGTTAAGCCTTATCGCACTTTTACAAACCCAATTAAGACAGATAATTGAGATAAAATCGGGGAAAAGAGTAAGGCTTCCCCAGAAAGTCATAAAGGAATACATTAATCTTACACAGAAAATCTCTTTAAAAGAGCTATACAATCTGCTTAAAACACTCCATGAAGTAGAATTTGCCATAAAAACAGGATACAGAAAACCTGAAGAAGCTCTTAAAGAGATAGTATTTAAGGAGGTTTAA